A single window of Deltaproteobacteria bacterium DNA harbors:
- a CDS encoding AAA family ATPase, which yields MNMPPMTFDAIPDSLRALVSEHRDRLGDLEWIAAIRDLWSRVRFVVPKRPDEDSDLGRALTAFAEEASQRLDRHGYPTGQAILYADEMAIDFNPEQFPGITLDWDEPRLFLIDRQVSGLSWGTVNRDPDDTSPDFVPPRRIAFYSIKGGVGRSTSAAVAAWHLAREGKNVLVVDLDLEAPGLSSSLFPPANQPPFGIVDWFVEDAVGQGDTVLPDISARSPLATNLPGYIRVVPCHGANPTQYLPKLGRCYLDLQRDGKLESWERRLGRFIEALEAVHKPDLVLLDARAGLSDLASAVVTDLQAEVFLFAIGTTQTWSAYRLLFEEWRGTRAILDLREQLHLVAALVPETDRESYLTQFRQEAWDLFRDHAYDNVEPDAPADADLFTFDLDAVDGPHSPIPVYWNRGIAALSNLSELDPQLVAASYSTFLSSLDRCVEAMLGASK from the coding sequence ATGAACATGCCCCCCATGACATTCGACGCGATTCCCGACAGCCTGCGCGCTCTGGTATCGGAGCACCGGGATCGGCTCGGCGATCTTGAATGGATCGCCGCGATTCGCGATCTCTGGAGCCGAGTGCGGTTCGTCGTCCCGAAGCGGCCTGACGAGGATAGCGATCTCGGCCGGGCGCTGACCGCGTTTGCGGAAGAAGCGTCGCAACGCCTCGACCGACATGGCTATCCAACCGGTCAGGCCATCCTCTACGCCGATGAAATGGCAATCGATTTCAATCCCGAGCAATTTCCCGGCATCACTCTCGATTGGGATGAACCAAGATTATTCCTGATCGACCGGCAAGTCTCCGGGCTTTCCTGGGGAACCGTGAATCGAGATCCCGACGATACGTCGCCTGATTTTGTGCCGCCTCGTCGAATCGCGTTCTATTCCATCAAGGGCGGCGTCGGGCGTTCGACCTCGGCTGCTGTCGCCGCGTGGCATCTGGCGCGTGAAGGAAAGAACGTACTCGTCGTTGATCTCGACCTCGAAGCGCCGGGCCTTTCGTCGAGCCTCTTTCCCCCGGCAAATCAACCTCCTTTTGGGATCGTCGACTGGTTTGTCGAGGACGCCGTAGGCCAAGGCGACACAGTATTGCCTGATATCTCCGCGAGGTCGCCACTCGCAACCAACCTGCCGGGATACATCCGGGTCGTGCCTTGTCATGGAGCGAACCCCACACAGTACCTCCCTAAACTCGGGCGCTGCTATCTCGACCTGCAGCGGGACGGAAAGCTCGAATCTTGGGAGCGGCGGTTGGGTCGTTTTATCGAAGCTCTCGAAGCCGTGCACAAACCCGATCTCGTGCTGCTGGACGCTCGCGCCGGGCTCTCGGACTTGGCTTCCGCGGTCGTAACGGACCTTCAGGCAGAGGTCTTCCTCTTCGCGATCGGAACGACGCAGACCTGGTCAGCCTATCGTCTGCTGTTTGAAGAGTGGCGAGGGACTCGCGCGATTCTCGACCTGCGTGAGCAGCTTCATCTCGTGGCGGCACTCGTTCCGGAAACGGATCGAGAATCCTATCTCACGCAGTTCCGACAAGAGGCGTGGGATCTCTTTCGCGATCATGCGTATGACAACGTTGAGCCAGACGCTCCTGCCGATGCAGACCTTTTCACCTTCGATCTCGATGCGGTAGACGGTCCGCATTCACCAATCCCCGTGTATTGGAACCGAGGTATCGCCGCACTGAGCAACCTCTCTGAGTTGGATCCGCAGCTAGTTGCCGCGTCGTACTCAACGTTTCTCAGCAGTCTGGATCGTTGCGTCGAGGCGATGCTCGGGGCGAGCAAATGA